The following are encoded together in the Pseudomonas xantholysinigenes genome:
- a CDS encoding Ig-like domain-containing protein — protein MINVLELFPTLDRESISATLRPLLVAGMATPIRGGDGGINRNLLTQFEEGLLIAIDPYLGKQVGDKLEVLWDGLVLETHEVAAGEEHERTILFLDTQAMVDGWVEEVLYRLTPVGGPAEDSIPLRLLIATKLPGDYDRDPHLPGHSQLPAPVLPDDVMENCVAASRLVEWVKAILLKVGVKANLLKKRVKASHLEEGVEVKIGWYDNRAPWDTIQLRWGTVSLFHTVTEQEAAGKDPIIILVDQATILAAGDSPNLLVHYQVYDEVWNFSTDWSLRTYVEVDVGAWKLAPPFVKEARDGQLDLSELGDEDATVQVEVRNPPFAYDDTVIVSWVTLVNDAEVGKHDETKRIDNLPAILEVPIPNEVVREGAGGKIVASYVLQPASGAPPSSSKRTTVTIVGSAPLEAPDIHELIGDRLDPTLERAHVVIPAYEGMAAGDLVNVRWAGTTAAGLPHLHEMEHVVSNNEVGQPFYLGVGEEHIGLLRGGRLDVSYRVSNDQQAPASVRNSSHLKVLVAALPATLPAPSVDEAPEGVLDPELHPGPVTLRVDYPGTAKGDILTWFWLGEDPENGSAKDWIPITEPLKGKPLTFSIERRLVTANLNSVVRVLYTLKRAVDGQFEYSEVLELVIGKLIGKLPGPEVLEAPDGKLDPVRGIDGVTVEVDYPSMEANDLITLMWVGTPGIGTPADQQKTVTTPGKMPFKIPAHVIGANIDWAVSLAYSVIRYQREQLSDFTKLDIAPLADAQLVSPLITEARQGIVNLATFSGNATCTLGTTWHFIAENQKVWLYLAGKDAANVDVRIDLLQGKALSAADIRNGISQSVPRSELEQLGQDTPLTAKCRVGFAENASEDMALPFPQTNYAFKLHHDWVIPKIERAEDADGEITDGGSTFQSRVTLSGSATLESTLELFDGDQPKGTVQANGLGQWTHVLSNLVPKAYLLTAHARDGSGNVSLPRRFEVLENLTPTIDDVRDSNGAVANGGTTVDTNLALVGQSSPDRQVEVFDGNQSKGKATSDHTGRWTLQVPGLNVARHSFVAKALYGSGEQSKPWVVNVAQAVKPTLSSVKDSRREVPAGGHTVDTSVTVTGTATANQQVELFDNNQSKGVLDVNASGAWTKVLPGLTEGSHRLKARALYGAQPESAERSFSVIADLAPSIIQVVEPNNTAIPNNGSTYATVVTASGKAAVGQQIELFDGGTAQGIVPVDDNGNWSKQVSGLSQAPHVLKARAVYGANRESNTWSFTVKAVVIPTITSVQDTKGEVPQNGSTTDTRVSVYGSAAANERVEIFDGNLSKGAATVNLAGSWVHAVTNLAVGSHSLRAFAQQAGVPGSNIRGFTVKSPFALDPSPVTLNGRLYNPGTVPLVWPANSTATRIPSNGTPPYTYTSSNTGVVTTDTNGRIYARANGVATITVQDSTGQSGQYNVTVSNVIQVATLGGDLYWRAQQTVAARGMRLPTRPELEECHRQFLGSWPVTHHGWTTTPAPGILKNFAVHAHNGTNWALSIKKHLFPEMGDRSTVYGLK, from the coding sequence ATGATCAATGTGCTTGAGCTTTTCCCTACCCTTGACCGCGAGAGCATTTCCGCCACCCTGCGTCCATTGCTGGTTGCCGGCATGGCCACCCCCATACGCGGAGGGGACGGGGGCATCAACCGGAACCTGCTGACTCAGTTCGAAGAGGGCCTGCTGATCGCCATCGACCCTTACCTGGGCAAACAGGTGGGTGACAAGCTGGAAGTGCTGTGGGACGGGCTCGTTCTGGAAACCCATGAGGTGGCGGCAGGCGAAGAGCACGAACGCACCATCCTGTTCCTTGATACCCAGGCAATGGTGGACGGTTGGGTAGAGGAAGTCCTGTACCGCCTGACCCCGGTCGGCGGCCCGGCGGAAGACTCCATCCCACTTCGCCTGCTGATCGCAACGAAGCTGCCTGGCGATTATGACCGCGACCCACACCTGCCTGGTCACTCACAGCTGCCAGCACCGGTGCTTCCCGACGATGTGATGGAAAACTGTGTGGCGGCAAGCCGCCTGGTGGAGTGGGTGAAGGCAATCCTCCTGAAGGTGGGGGTGAAAGCAAACCTCTTGAAGAAGAGGGTTAAGGCAAGCCACCTGGAGGAAGGGGTGGAGGTGAAGATTGGCTGGTACGACAACCGCGCGCCCTGGGACACCATCCAACTGCGCTGGGGAACGGTATCTTTGTTCCATACCGTGACCGAACAGGAGGCCGCAGGGAAAGACCCCATCATCATCCTCGTGGATCAGGCAACCATCCTTGCCGCTGGTGACTCTCCGAATCTACTGGTTCACTACCAGGTCTACGACGAGGTCTGGAACTTCTCCACGGATTGGTCGCTGCGGACCTACGTGGAAGTAGACGTAGGCGCCTGGAAACTGGCCCCGCCCTTTGTCAAAGAGGCCCGGGATGGCCAATTGGACCTGAGCGAACTTGGCGATGAGGACGCCACGGTACAGGTTGAAGTACGCAATCCACCGTTCGCCTACGACGATACGGTCATCGTCAGTTGGGTGACCCTGGTCAATGATGCCGAAGTAGGCAAACACGATGAAACCAAGCGCATCGATAATCTGCCCGCCATCCTGGAAGTGCCCATTCCCAATGAAGTGGTGCGCGAAGGCGCGGGAGGGAAGATCGTCGCATCCTACGTACTGCAGCCCGCCAGCGGCGCCCCCCCTTCCTCTTCCAAGCGAACCACGGTGACGATTGTCGGTTCCGCCCCGCTGGAGGCACCTGACATTCATGAATTGATCGGAGATCGCCTGGACCCAACGCTCGAGCGGGCCCACGTGGTGATTCCCGCTTACGAGGGGATGGCGGCCGGTGATCTCGTCAACGTCCGCTGGGCAGGGACAACGGCAGCAGGCTTACCCCACCTGCACGAAATGGAGCACGTGGTATCCAACAACGAGGTAGGCCAGCCGTTCTATCTAGGGGTGGGCGAGGAACATATCGGCCTCCTGCGCGGTGGTCGGCTGGATGTGAGCTATCGGGTATCAAACGATCAGCAGGCCCCAGCCAGTGTCCGCAACTCCTCACACCTTAAAGTGCTGGTCGCGGCGCTGCCGGCGACATTGCCAGCCCCCAGCGTGGACGAAGCGCCCGAGGGGGTACTGGACCCAGAGTTGCACCCCGGGCCAGTGACACTGCGGGTGGATTACCCAGGCACCGCCAAGGGCGATATCCTGACCTGGTTCTGGCTGGGTGAAGATCCGGAAAATGGCAGCGCCAAGGACTGGATACCGATTACAGAACCGCTCAAGGGCAAACCGCTGACGTTCTCCATCGAACGTCGCCTGGTAACAGCCAACCTGAACAGCGTGGTGCGGGTGCTGTACACCCTGAAACGCGCCGTTGACGGTCAATTCGAGTACTCCGAGGTGCTGGAGCTGGTCATCGGCAAGCTGATCGGCAAGCTGCCTGGCCCCGAGGTGCTGGAAGCTCCAGACGGCAAGCTGGACCCTGTTCGAGGCATCGACGGTGTGACTGTGGAGGTCGACTACCCGAGCATGGAAGCCAACGACCTGATCACCTTGATGTGGGTAGGCACACCCGGTATCGGCACACCTGCAGACCAACAAAAGACGGTCACCACGCCAGGCAAGATGCCATTCAAGATACCGGCCCACGTGATTGGCGCCAACATAGACTGGGCAGTGTCATTGGCATACTCGGTCATACGCTATCAGCGTGAGCAATTGTCTGACTTCACCAAACTGGACATCGCGCCACTTGCCGATGCGCAGTTGGTGTCGCCGCTGATCACCGAAGCCAGGCAAGGTATCGTAAACCTGGCCACCTTTTCTGGTAACGCTACCTGCACCCTTGGAACGACCTGGCACTTCATTGCCGAGAATCAGAAAGTCTGGCTGTACCTGGCGGGCAAGGATGCTGCAAACGTTGATGTACGTATCGACCTGCTTCAGGGCAAGGCACTGAGCGCCGCGGACATCCGCAACGGGATCAGCCAGAGCGTACCTCGCAGCGAACTCGAACAGCTGGGCCAGGACACACCCTTGACCGCGAAGTGCCGGGTGGGATTTGCGGAAAATGCCAGTGAAGACATGGCCTTGCCGTTCCCGCAAACCAACTACGCCTTCAAACTCCACCATGACTGGGTGATACCAAAGATCGAGCGTGCCGAAGATGCCGATGGCGAAATCACCGATGGCGGCAGCACGTTCCAGAGTCGCGTCACACTCAGCGGCTCAGCCACCCTCGAATCCACCCTTGAACTTTTCGATGGCGACCAGCCCAAGGGCACCGTTCAAGCCAATGGCCTTGGCCAGTGGACACATGTCTTGTCCAACCTCGTCCCTAAAGCGTATCTGCTGACCGCCCATGCGCGAGATGGCAGCGGCAATGTTTCACTGCCACGCCGCTTCGAGGTGTTGGAGAACCTGACCCCAACCATTGACGACGTGCGCGACAGCAATGGTGCCGTGGCCAATGGCGGCACGACTGTCGATACCAACCTCGCCTTGGTCGGGCAAAGCAGCCCGGATCGGCAGGTCGAGGTATTCGACGGCAACCAGTCCAAAGGCAAGGCCACCTCCGATCACACCGGCCGGTGGACATTGCAGGTACCAGGCCTGAACGTGGCCAGGCATTCGTTCGTGGCCAAGGCACTGTATGGCTCGGGTGAGCAGTCCAAGCCTTGGGTGGTGAATGTGGCGCAGGCCGTCAAGCCAACCCTGAGCAGCGTGAAGGACTCGCGCAGAGAGGTGCCAGCGGGTGGCCATACCGTCGATACCAGTGTGACCGTGACGGGGACAGCAACCGCCAATCAGCAGGTCGAACTGTTCGACAACAATCAATCCAAGGGCGTGCTCGACGTCAATGCCAGTGGTGCATGGACGAAAGTATTGCCCGGTTTGACCGAGGGCAGCCATCGGCTGAAAGCCCGTGCCTTGTATGGCGCTCAGCCAGAGTCCGCCGAGCGAAGCTTCAGCGTGATCGCCGATTTGGCACCCAGCATTATCCAAGTGGTCGAGCCCAACAACACTGCGATCCCCAACAATGGCAGCACCTACGCCACCGTGGTCACCGCTTCGGGTAAAGCCGCCGTGGGCCAGCAGATCGAGCTGTTCGACGGAGGGACGGCCCAGGGTATCGTGCCTGTCGACGACAACGGCAATTGGAGCAAGCAAGTCAGTGGGTTGTCACAGGCCCCACATGTCTTGAAAGCCAGGGCGGTGTATGGCGCCAACAGGGAGTCGAACACCTGGAGTTTCACCGTGAAGGCCGTTGTCATACCTACCATTACAAGTGTGCAAGATACCAAGGGCGAAGTGCCGCAGAACGGCTCGACTACTGACACCCGAGTGTCAGTCTATGGGAGCGCCGCAGCAAACGAGCGGGTCGAAATCTTTGATGGAAACCTAAGCAAGGGCGCCGCTACCGTCAATCTCGCAGGTAGCTGGGTTCATGCTGTTACCAACTTGGCGGTGGGCTCGCATAGCCTGAGAGCCTTCGCGCAGCAGGCGGGCGTGCCGGGTTCGAACATCCGCGGTTTCACCGTGAAATCGCCTTTCGCTCTGGATCCATCACCCGTGACACTCAATGGCAGGCTTTACAATCCAGGTACGGTTCCATTGGTTTGGCCGGCGAATTCCACTGCCACACGGATACCCAGCAACGGCACTCCACCCTATACCTATACGTCTAGCAATACCGGCGTAGTGACGACGGACACCAATGGCCGGATTTATGCCAGAGCCAACGGCGTGGCAACAATAACTGTGCAAGACAGCACAGGCCAATCCGGCCAATATAACGTAACCGTCAGCAATGTTATTCAGGTCGCAACCCTCGGCGGAGATCTCTACTGGAGGGCTCAACAAACTGTTGCCGCCCGAGGCATGCGACTGCCGACACGCCCCGAGCTGGAGGAGTGCCATCGGCAGTTCCTCGGTAGTTGGCCAGTAACTCATCATGGCTGGACGACTACGCCGGCACCCGGGATATTGAAGAACTTCGCTGTCCATGCACACAACGGCACGAATTGGGCACTTTCCATCAAAAAACATCTTTTCCCAGAGATGGGAGACCGCTCGACTGTTTATGGACTTAAATGA
- a CDS encoding Ig-like domain-containing protein, which translates to MIIAWITGLLRKLRKLFVAGPLALSPPSVEEADENNVLDPRNLPDNGATVRIKAWSGMAYRDHVYLTVSTFTDDLPINQSSVGKDVLFYDIPKALFSAAQGGTLEVGYRVEFSAGGSDSATTTLHIIGGFDQAAKLDLNGTHYLSIAGFPPRNVPEQARMQRPADWGRAPYVYTSSDPDIATVIDTGEVTALANGSCRITATDSEGQTQSYPLTITGMRVMHFLSASCDWQGMQGACATAGLVPVPLADFRRLWQIYYPDNWPVTQYTGWLPYAFWTADALGAGTAWAYDLDGDDANANASSHATDSHLQALGLAT; encoded by the coding sequence ATGATCATCGCCTGGATCACGGGTTTGCTGCGCAAATTGCGCAAATTGTTTGTCGCAGGCCCCCTTGCACTGTCCCCGCCCAGTGTGGAAGAAGCCGACGAAAACAATGTGCTCGATCCAAGGAACCTGCCCGACAACGGCGCGACCGTGCGCATCAAGGCATGGAGCGGCATGGCTTACCGCGACCATGTATACCTCACGGTCAGTACCTTCACCGATGACCTGCCGATCAACCAAAGCAGCGTTGGCAAGGATGTCTTGTTCTATGACATCCCCAAGGCCCTGTTCAGCGCAGCGCAAGGTGGGACGCTGGAGGTCGGTTATCGGGTCGAGTTCAGCGCAGGAGGCAGCGACAGCGCCACCACGACATTGCACATCATCGGGGGCTTCGACCAGGCGGCCAAGCTTGACCTGAACGGCACCCACTACCTTTCCATTGCCGGCTTCCCCCCACGCAACGTGCCGGAACAGGCCCGCATGCAGCGCCCCGCCGACTGGGGGCGCGCGCCCTATGTCTATACCAGCAGCGATCCCGACATTGCCACGGTGATCGACACGGGCGAAGTGACCGCACTGGCCAATGGCAGCTGTCGCATCACCGCGACCGACAGCGAGGGGCAAACGCAGTCCTACCCGCTGACGATCACCGGTATGCGAGTGATGCACTTCCTCAGCGCCTCCTGTGACTGGCAAGGCATGCAGGGCGCCTGCGCAACAGCAGGTCTGGTCCCCGTGCCTTTGGCGGACTTCAGGCGACTGTGGCAAATCTACTACCCGGATAACTGGCCAGTAACCCAGTACACCGGCTGGTTGCCTTATGCCTTCTGGACTGCGGATGCACTGGGGGCCGGCACAGCCTGGGCGTATGACCTCGATGGCGACGACGCCAATGCCAATGCCAGCAGCCACGCCACCGACTCCCACCTGCAAGCCTTGGGGCTGGCGACTTAA